In one Mucilaginibacter ginsenosidivorax genomic region, the following are encoded:
- the moaA gene encoding GTP 3',8-cyclase MoaA: MLTDNHGRNINYLRLAVTDRCNLRCFYCMPEDGLNWLSRKELMSYEEMLKACALMVNMGIQKIRITGGEPFVRKDIMQLLTSISALDGLQELSLTTNGVLTAPYVPELKKIGVRSVNLSLDTLDANRFFTITRRDEFANVMAALEALLHHDIEVKINAVVMDGKNTQDIIPLVEMTRDLPVSVRFIEEMPFNGDGHLYTGLQWDYVRILDEIKTKYPQIQKIDDPAYSTSYNYKVPGHKGTVGVIAAYSRTFCGTCNRIRITPQGELKTCLYDDGGLNIKDLMRAGTSDDNLKLALLNAFSNRAADGWEAEKKRIVHPGIHESMATIGG, translated from the coding sequence TTGTTAACAGATAACCACGGCCGAAATATCAATTACCTGCGCTTAGCAGTTACAGACCGCTGTAACCTGCGCTGTTTTTATTGCATGCCCGAGGATGGCCTTAACTGGCTATCGCGTAAGGAGCTGATGAGCTACGAAGAAATGCTGAAAGCCTGCGCCTTGATGGTGAACATGGGCATCCAAAAGATAAGGATTACCGGCGGAGAGCCATTTGTGCGTAAGGACATCATGCAGCTGCTTACTTCGATATCAGCATTAGATGGCTTGCAGGAGTTAAGTCTCACAACCAATGGTGTGTTAACAGCACCCTATGTGCCCGAGCTGAAGAAAATAGGTGTGCGCTCGGTAAACCTGAGCCTGGATACGCTGGATGCCAATCGTTTTTTTACCATCACCCGCCGCGACGAATTTGCCAATGTGATGGCCGCTTTAGAGGCTTTGCTGCATCATGACATCGAAGTAAAGATAAATGCGGTAGTAATGGATGGCAAAAATACGCAGGATATTATCCCATTGGTTGAAATGACCCGGGATTTGCCCGTAAGCGTAAGGTTTATAGAAGAAATGCCTTTTAATGGCGATGGGCATTTATACACCGGCCTGCAATGGGATTATGTACGGATACTGGACGAGATTAAAACGAAGTATCCACAGATACAGAAGATAGACGATCCGGCTTACTCCACATCATACAACTACAAGGTACCGGGGCATAAGGGTACCGTAGGCGTTATTGCTGCTTACTCGCGTACCTTTTGCGGCACTTGCAACCGTATCAGGATAACCCCGCAGGGCGAATTGAAAACCTGTTTATACGACGATGGCGGATTAAACATTAAAGACCTGATGCGCGCCGGAACAAGTGATGATAATCTTAAACTTGCTTTGCTGAATGCATTTAGCAACCGCGCTGCTGATGGCTGGGAAGCAGAAAAAAAACGTATCGTGCATCCTGGCATCCATGAATCGATGGCTACTATTGGCGGGTGA
- a CDS encoding XdhC family protein: MKELKDIIAAFDAAHNAGRQTALATVVHVEGSSYRRAGARMLITEDGQLTGAISGGCLEGDALRKARLVMAQNKPMLVTYDTTDDDDAKFGVGLGCNGIIHIMIEPIFADRPDNPIQLFKQFLSKREPVVLITLFTMNDKQAPQPGTCLLLNKDEEIRGQFPDDAIKEALLQDAKHVLTNGNSVTKTYLYGDKFTCFIELLQPAVSLVLFGAGNDAIPLVQIAAALGWIIHLVDGRANYAVPERFPFAAKITISKPENALQYVKIDNRTVIILMTHNYNYDACVLKQLLPLSPSYIGVLGPKKRLQRMLDEFAGEGIETTPQQLESIFGPAGLDIGSENADEIALSIVAEMQAILKSRAGTSLRYKTTIHNHVAQQIVHQSMP; the protein is encoded by the coding sequence GTGAAAGAACTTAAAGATATAATTGCCGCTTTTGATGCGGCCCATAATGCCGGCAGGCAAACCGCACTGGCCACTGTTGTACATGTTGAAGGGTCATCATACCGCCGGGCCGGCGCACGCATGCTTATTACCGAAGACGGGCAGCTTACCGGCGCTATAAGTGGCGGCTGCCTGGAGGGCGATGCCCTGCGCAAAGCACGCCTGGTAATGGCCCAAAACAAACCCATGCTGGTTACTTACGATACTACCGACGATGACGACGCCAAGTTTGGCGTTGGGCTGGGTTGCAACGGGATTATCCATATTATGATTGAACCCATTTTTGCCGATAGGCCGGACAACCCAATACAGTTGTTTAAACAATTTTTAAGCAAACGTGAACCGGTGGTACTTATCACCCTGTTTACCATGAACGACAAACAGGCCCCGCAGCCAGGCACCTGCCTATTGCTCAATAAGGACGAAGAAATACGTGGCCAATTTCCTGATGATGCCATTAAGGAAGCCCTGCTGCAAGATGCCAAACATGTATTGACCAACGGCAATTCGGTAACTAAAACCTATTTGTATGGCGATAAATTTACCTGCTTTATCGAGTTGCTGCAACCTGCCGTTTCTTTGGTGCTATTTGGTGCCGGCAATGACGCTATCCCGCTGGTACAAATAGCTGCCGCTCTGGGTTGGATAATTCACCTGGTAGATGGCCGCGCCAACTATGCTGTACCCGAGCGATTTCCGTTTGCTGCAAAAATAACCATATCAAAACCCGAGAACGCTTTGCAGTATGTAAAAATAGATAACCGTACTGTAATTATTTTGATGACACACAACTATAATTACGATGCCTGCGTATTAAAGCAACTGCTGCCGCTCAGCCCCTCATACATCGGGGTGCTGGGACCAAAAAAACGATTACAAAGAATGCTGGATGAATTTGCCGGTGAAGGTATAGAAACTACACCGCAACAACTGGAAAGCATATTTGGACCCGCGGGATTGGATATAGGATCTGAAAATGCCGATGAAATTGCACTCTCTATAGTTGCCGAAATGCAGGCGATATTAAAGAGCCGTGCAGGAACATCATTACGTTATAAAACTACTATCCATAACCATGTGGCGCAGCAAATTGTACATCAATCTATGCCTTAA
- a CDS encoding nucleotidyltransferase family protein: MTGVIILAAGSSSRFGSPKQNLVYQGKTLLQRAIQTALTSACCDCAVVVLGANEGEIRPNISDQQINITYNPDWHEGMASSIRLGITELLRLEPSVTTAILMLCDQPFVDPLLLYQLTERKAENDAGIIACTYKNTLGVPALFDKKYFPELMELTGSEGAKKLINAYPDDVMSVPFGLGAIDIDTIEDFERLNRG; the protein is encoded by the coding sequence ATGACGGGGGTAATTATACTTGCAGCCGGCTCTTCAAGCCGCTTCGGATCGCCAAAGCAAAACCTGGTTTACCAGGGTAAAACTTTATTACAGCGCGCCATACAAACCGCTTTAACCTCGGCTTGCTGCGATTGCGCGGTTGTAGTATTAGGTGCCAATGAAGGCGAAATTCGCCCAAACATATCCGACCAGCAAATTAACATTACCTACAACCCCGACTGGCATGAAGGCATGGCTTCTTCTATTCGCCTGGGCATAACCGAACTGCTGCGCTTAGAACCTTCAGTTACAACAGCAATATTGATGCTTTGCGATCAGCCATTTGTTGACCCATTGCTACTGTACCAGTTAACCGAACGAAAGGCCGAAAACGACGCCGGCATAATTGCCTGCACGTATAAAAACACATTGGGAGTACCCGCTTTGTTCGACAAAAAGTACTTTCCGGAATTAATGGAACTGACCGGCAGCGAAGGCGCCAAAAAACTCATCAATGCCTACCCGGATGATGTAATGTCGGTACCATTTGGCCTTGGCGCCATTGATATTGACACCATTGAAGATTTTGAACGATTGAACCGGGGATGA
- a CDS encoding KTSC domain-containing protein: protein MKKIVDYRKLLNVTEAAELQELKSNYRNMMKTWHPDKFQDESRVEAEEKSKTIIEAYHFLVSIAPETRAQSLTEYTATTTLSNIADFEYKSQVLKISFLDGNEYEYFDVPKAVYVKLINADSPGRFARRHIYNEYVYRSVSRLVATA, encoded by the coding sequence ATGAAAAAAATTGTCGACTACAGAAAGCTTTTAAACGTTACCGAAGCTGCAGAATTACAGGAATTAAAATCAAACTACCGCAACATGATGAAAACCTGGCACCCGGATAAGTTCCAGGACGAGAGCAGGGTTGAAGCGGAAGAAAAAAGTAAAACCATTATTGAAGCATACCACTTTTTGGTTAGCATAGCGCCCGAAACCCGTGCGCAATCGTTAACCGAATATACGGCCACCACCACGCTGTCAAACATTGCCGATTTTGAATACAAATCGCAGGTGTTAAAAATTTCGTTTTTGGATGGTAATGAATATGAGTATTTTGACGTTCCCAAAGCGGTTTATGTAAAGCTGATTAATGCCGATTCGCCGGGCAGGTTTGCGCGCAGGCATATTTATAACGAGTACGTTTACCGCAGCGTAAGCAGGCTGGTAGCTACGGCGTAA
- a CDS encoding DUF6717 family protein: MPVTYKFIKEPTNRWYIDLPDWQGVHADLEMVEGADTMLDYVGQGAREVELQLAEEPFENATPLQLIEDYRDHVGGGIYLLAQYNGEVLNQKMWLCGVTEFVFGKLPEVIYFRKV, encoded by the coding sequence ATGCCTGTTACCTATAAATTTATCAAAGAGCCTACCAACCGCTGGTATATTGACCTGCCCGATTGGCAAGGCGTGCACGCCGATCTGGAAATGGTTGAAGGCGCCGACACCATGCTTGACTATGTTGGCCAGGGTGCCCGCGAAGTGGAACTGCAATTGGCCGAAGAGCCTTTTGAAAACGCAACCCCGCTTCAACTTATTGAGGATTACCGCGACCATGTAGGGGGCGGCATTTATTTGCTTGCCCAATACAACGGCGAAGTGCTTAACCAGAAAATGTGGCTCTGCGGCGTTACCGAATTTGTGTTTGGTAAACTGCCCGAGGTTATCTATTTCAGGAAGGTATAA